Proteins found in one Lycium ferocissimum isolate CSIRO_LF1 chromosome 6, AGI_CSIRO_Lferr_CH_V1, whole genome shotgun sequence genomic segment:
- the LOC132060779 gene encoding uncharacterized protein LOC132060779 → MVDKNKYCWAYGSAKEDSPMCDLPGFECCRSKLLRHVSFVDYPGHDIIIATMLNGAAIMDGALSLIAASYVRKFSCCCNYAPPTYNNTLK, encoded by the exons atggttgataaaaataaatattgttg GGCATATGGAAGTGCAAAAGAAGACAGTCCTATGTGTGATCTCCCTGGTTTTGAGTGCTGCAGGAGTAAACTGCTACGACATGTGTCTTTTGTTGATTATCCT GGTCATGATATTATCATAGCTACCATGCTTAATGGAGCTGCCATTATGGATGGAGCATTATCTCTAATTGCAGCCTCTTACGTCCGAAAATTTAGCTGCTGCTGCAATTATGCGCCTCCAACATATAATAATACTTTAAAATAA
- the LOC132061318 gene encoding uncharacterized protein LOC132061318, with amino-acid sequence MAPFKALYGRRCRSLVGWCDAFEGRPWGTDLFRESLKKVLLKISPMKGVMRFGKRGKLSPRYIGPFEILDRVGDIAYELDLPQGLAGVHPVFHVSQKKYHTDGTYIIRWDSVFLDENLTNKEEPITILDRQVRKLKSKEIASVKVQWKHRPVEEATWEAEFDMRSRHPQLFFDSSTSPFLSLRRSRMSDGLISI; translated from the exons ATGGCGCCTTTtaaggctttgtatggtaggagatgtagatctttAGTTGGTTGGTGTGATGCATTTGAGGGTCGACCTTGGGGTACGGATCTTTTTAGAGAGTCTCTAAAGAAG GTTTTATtaaagatttcacccatgaagggtgttatgaggtttgggaagagaggTAAGTTGAGTCCAaggtatattgggccatttgagattcttgaccGTGTGGGCGAtattgcttatgagttggactTGCCGCAAGGCTTGGCAggagttcatccagtttttcatgtgtcgcaGAAGAAGTATCATACCGATGGTACTTATATTATTCGTTGGGACTCGGTAtttcttgatgagaatttgactaataAGGAGGAGCCTATTACGATTTTGGATAGGCAAGTTCGAAAGTTGAAGtctaaggagattgcttctgtgaaggtgcaatggaagcatcgtcccGTTGAGGAGGCCACTTGGGAGGCTGAGTTCGACATGCGTAGCCGACATCCTCAGTTATTTTTCGATTCAAGTACTTCTCCGTTCCTTTCCCTTCGTCGCTCAAGGATGAGCGATggtttaattagtatctga